A region from the Branchiostoma floridae strain S238N-H82 chromosome 9, Bfl_VNyyK, whole genome shotgun sequence genome encodes:
- the LOC118422262 gene encoding hemicentin-2-like, with the protein MATGRTVFKSYNRHRIIGDASRGEFNLEIRRVSLEDGGGYRCTAPSVDASGDAVMTVIDPMPGPPELTGGEYPVTAGSELMLRCRSRGGHPVPTLSWYNGTHLQKSTNVKLDVDGGQVSANLAISRVEKWDNGVNMTCVADQGFPKLVQPRAASRTIRVNYPPSVLVPEPSVHVIEGATANLTCAVDSNPSAIVSWRRHGDPLPLKGLESGPSFLLSKVSRQDAGVYQCTAYNSVAPPGYGTVTLDVLYPPWIDPAMDEKVTVLNAQDDFTLECLAEGNPKPTVKWRRKDTSLYWENPLRFHRVRYDVQGTYECIAASPGFKEVKRQTFIDVVGKPHIRGSPSTTATVAKGGAIRLVCDAVADPLPNRIKWVLQNNQGIEKDLSTVDEDVEIIETKSDQEISSSITVKNVVSDREGTYLCKGTNMFGTAHREIQVDLTASQQPMTIIVVSVLAVVVLVAMLTLSFIIAVRKGWICEQKFSGK; encoded by the exons ATGGCTACCGGAAGGACAGTCTTCAAGTCGTACAACCGTCACAGGATCATCGGGGACGCATCGAGAGGAGAGTTCAACTTAGAGATCAGACGTGTTAGTTTGGAGGATGGAGGAGGGTACAGATGCACGGCACCGTCTGTTGATGCATCGGGTGATGCAGTCATGACGGTCATTG ATCCAATGCCCGGACCCCCTGAACTGACAGGTGGGGAATACCCCGTCACCGCCGGAAGTGAGCTGATGCTGAGATGCAGATCAAGGGGAGGACATCCGGTACCAACGCTTAGCTGGTACAACGGTACTCACCTGCAG AAATCTACGAATGTCAAACTCGACGTGGATGGAGGACAGGTCAGCGCAAATCTCGCGATATCTCGCGTGGAGAAGTGGGACAACGGCGTGAACATGACGTGTGTGGCCGACCAGGGGTTCCCCAAACTAGTTCAACCAAGGGCGGCGTCGAGAACCATCCGCGTTAATT ATCCACCCAGCGTGCTCGTGCCTGAACCATCTGTTCACGTCATCGAAGGAGCGACTGCCAATCTGACATGCGCAGTGGACAGCAATCCCTCGGCCATTGTGAGTTGGCGACGTCATGGCGACCCTTTGCCGCTAAAAGGTCTTGAGAG tGGCCCAAGTTTCCTCCTTTCCAAGGTTTCCCGTCAGGACGCCGGTGTGTACCAGTGTACGGCATACAACAGCGTGGCTCCGCCGGGGTACGGGACTGTCACGCTGGATGTACTCT ATCCACCATGGATTGACCCCGCCATGGATGAAAAGGTCACGGTTCTGAACGCGCAAGACGATTTCACTCTGGAATGCCTTGCGGAAGGCAATCCTAAGCCGACGGTAAAGTGGCGGCGGAAGGATACAAGCCTGTACTGGGAAAACCCTCTCCGTTTCCACCGTGTGCGATATGACGTGCAGGGGACCTACGAGTGTATAGCAGCAAGTCCGGGATTCAAAGAGGTCAAGAGACAAACATTCATTGATGTTGTCG GAAAACCACACATTCGCGGGTCTCCTTCCACCACAGCAACGGTTGCTAAGGGTGGGGCTATACGGTTAGTCTGTGACGCGGTCGCGGATCCTCTTCCAAACCGCATCAAATGGGTCCTACAGAACAACCAAGGGATAGAGAAAGATCTCAGTACTGTCGATGAAGACGTGGAAATCATTGAGACGAAATCTGACCAAGAAATATCATCCTCTATCACTGTGAAAAACGTTGTGAGTGACCGGGAGGGGACGTATTTGTGCAAGGGCACTAACATGTTTGGGACGGCACACAGAGAAATACAAGTAGATCTGACAG CTTCTCAGCAGCCCATGACAATCATAGTGGTGTCTGTACTGGCTGTGGTGGTGCTGGTAGCGATGCTGACTCTATCCTTCATCATAGCCGTGAGGAAGGGGTGGATATGTGAGCAGAAGTTCTCAGGTAAGTAG
- the LOC118423483 gene encoding uncharacterized protein LOC118423483: protein MTSRPIPPAPKYARKPRTGTNDSGVEDLMELQELDGTLKPRPPPRADKEWTSVGLSYPGLVHSSSLPPYSTVERDRPDGEDTRPSSRIIEEDWQAVMKPPVPPPKDGARRLLRKDIARLDVVDERQPGSCEIF, encoded by the exons ATGACGTCCCGCCCAATCCCACCTGCCCCGAAGTACGCCCGGAAGCCCCGCACGGGTACGAACGACTCCGGTGTGGAGGATCTGATGGAGCTACAGGAGCTGGACGGGACCCTCAAGCCACGCCCTCCTCCCAGGGCAGACAAGGAGTGGACTTCTGTGGGACTGTCGTACCCAG GACTGGTTCACTCCAGCTCCCTGCCGCCGTACTCCACTGTGGAGAGGGACCGGCCTGACGGAGAGGACACCCGCCCGTCCTCACGGATCATAGAGGAGGACTGGCAGGCTGTG ATGAAACCCCCCGTGCCGCCCCCGAAGGATGGCGCCAGACGCTTGCTGCGGAAAGACATCGCCCGGCTGGATGTAGTGGACGAGCGCCAGCCGGGAAGCTGTGAGATCTTCTGA